Genomic DNA from uncultured Vibrio sp.:
TTGCGCAAGATCCGCTCGCGCTCTCATTAGCGCAAGAGGCCATTCGACTCGGTCTGCATAAAGCACTTAATCACGAGCAGCGTAGCTTTTTGTACATGCCGTTCATGCACAGTGAATCGCGTGTCATCCATGTCGAAGCGGAAAAACTGTTTCGCGCGCCAGGACTTGAAAAGAACTACGATTTTGAGCTAAAACACAAAGCCATTATCGACCAATTTGGACGCTACCCACATCGCAATGCGATACTGGGAAGAGAAAGCACGCCAGAAGAAGTTGAGTTTTTGAAAACACCCAACTCTGGCTTTTAAGGCCAGTGAACAACGAGGCAGTAGAATGACGCCAAACACCGTAATATGGCCATGCTTATTAAAACTGGAAGGCGATGACGAGCTCATCTATCTGCACTCGCAGTCGGACTTACAAACAGAATGCCAGGCACTCATTTGGGGACAAGAGGACTACGTGATTGATTCACAAGGTCAAGCTTTCGGCTTACAGCATGACAGTGCTAGTCACATTAGACTGAATCCGAACAACAAAACGCTCTCTGTTGAAGAAGTAACGAAACTCATTCAGTCCCATGAGTTTAGTCTAGCGCAGAGATGCATCATCAAAATCCAGTTCAGTAGCGTACAGCAAGCCGTTTGTGCATTGGCAGATTCATAATACAAGCTCATCTTTGAGCCTTAAGTTCCTAACCTAATTTATAACTACTGCCTGGTTCCCTCACTAACATACGAGCACTCTTCCTCCATATGCTATTCTCAATAGCATATGGAGAGGAGGAACACATGCCTATTCAAAACCCTATCGAAATAAAAGCGCTCGATCATATTGTTTTAAGAACCACGAACCTCGATGCCATGTTGCACTTTTATCGAGAAATACTCGGTTGCCCGATAGAAAGGGAGCTCGTGGAATTGGGATTAACGCAGCTCAGAGCAGGAACGGCATTGATTGATATCGTTACGGTAGACAGTGAGTTGGGTAAGCTAGGAGGAAAACCTCCAGAACAAAACGGCAGAAATGTCGATCACTTTTGTCTGCAACTTACGCCGTTTGAAGAAGCTGAACTCATTCAATATCTACACACACACGATATTCAAACTGAGGATTTTTCCGAGCGT
This window encodes:
- a CDS encoding DUF4144 family protein; translated protein: MTPNTVIWPCLLKLEGDDELIYLHSQSDLQTECQALIWGQEDYVIDSQGQAFGLQHDSASHIRLNPNNKTLSVEEVTKLIQSHEFSLAQRCIIKIQFSSVQQAVCALADS
- a CDS encoding DUF924 family protein, which encodes MYLSIMKFWFEELTPQNWFESNPELDKQIESRFSSVLEQAARCELFSWRDSAKGRLAEIIVLDQFSRNVYRNTPKAFAQDPLALSLAQEAIRLGLHKALNHEQRSFLYMPFMHSESRVIHVEAEKLFRAPGLEKNYDFELKHKAIIDQFGRYPHRNAILGRESTPEEVEFLKTPNSGF
- a CDS encoding VOC family protein codes for the protein MPIQNPIEIKALDHIVLRTTNLDAMLHFYREILGCPIERELVELGLTQLRAGTALIDIVTVDSELGKLGGKPPEQNGRNVDHFCLQLTPFEEAELIQYLHTHDIQTEDFSERYGAQGFGRSLYISDPEGNVVELKPQVMID